In Nocardioides bizhenqiangii, the DNA window CGACATCCAGGTGTTCTCCAACGACGGCCGGTGGGCGATCTACGACAACGCGGTCGACGGCAACCTGCAGTGCAAGTCCAACGCGCCCCGCCCGGTGGGCGACCGGAACCGCGTCGGCGGCAACAAGGAGGACCAGTGCGAGACCTTCTGAGCTCGCGCTGACGACCCGCTCGGCCGGTCAGCCGATCAGCCGATCGACGTACCGGCCGAGCGCAGGTTCTCACAGGCCTCGACGACCCGCGCGGCCATGCCGGCCTCGGCCGCCTTACCCCACGCGCGCGGGTCGTAGGCCTTCTTGTTGCCGACCTCGCCGTCGATCTTGAGCACGCCGTCGTAGTTGCTGAACATGTGTCCCGCGACCGGCCGCGTGAACGCGTACTGGGTGTCGGTGTCGACGTTCATCTTGACGACGCCGTAGTCGACGGCCGCGCCGATCTCCTCGGCGGTCGAGCCCGAGCCTCCGTGGAAGACCAGGTCGAACGGCTTCGAACCGGCCTCCAGGCCGAGCTTCTCGACCACGGCCTCCTGGGCGGACTTGAGGATCTCCGGCCGCAGCTTGACGTTGCCGGGCTTGTAGACGCCGTGCACGTTGCCGAACGTGAGGGCGGTCAGGTAGCGACCGTTCTCGCCGGTACCGAGAGCGGCGACGGTCTCGAGCGCGTCGTCGGGGGTGGTGTAGAGGTGGTCGCCCATCCCGCCCTCGACGCCGTCCTCCTCACCGCCGACGACGCCGACCTCGATCTCGAGGATGATGTGCGCGGCGGCGGCCTTGGCGAGCAGCTCCTCGGCGATCTGGAGGTTCTCGTCGAGGGGTACGGCGGAGCCGTCCCACATGTGCGACTGGAACAGCGGTGCCTCGCCCCGCTGGACCCGCTCCGCCGAGATGTCGAGCAGCGGTCGGACGAACCCGTCGAGCTTGTCCTTCGGGCAGTGGTCGGTGTGGAGGGCGATGTTGACCGGGTAGCTCTTGGCGACCTCGGCGGCATAGGCGGCGAACGCCACCGACCCGGTCACCATGTCCTTCACGGTCGGACCGGAGAGGTACTCCGCACCGCCGGTCGAGATCTGGATGATGCCGTCGGCACCGGCGTCGGCGAATCCCTTGAGCGCGGCGTTGAGGGTCTGGGAGGACGACACGTTGATCGCCGGGAACGCGAAGGCTCCGGCCTTCGCGGCGTCCAGCATCTCGGCGTACTTCTCGGGGGTGGCGATGGGCATTGCTGCACTGCTCCTGCTCACGAGGTCTGAAAGGCAGTTCCACCCTAGTCCGTTCCGTGGGGCAACCGATCGGGCGGCCGCACCGTATCCATCGGTGAGCGACACTCGACCCACGGAGGAACTCATGCCGGACATCGCCGACCAGCTCGACGCGGCCATCGGAGCCGCCCCGACCGAGGCACCCGGCCTCGCGTCGACCCTGGCCCTCGGCCGCCGGGCGCTGCGGCGACGCCGACTGGCCTACGGCGTCGGCGCCGCCGCAACGGCGCTGGTCATCGGAGGTACGGCGTGGGCGGTCTCTCCCGACGACAGCAGCCCGAACCGCTCCGACGACCAAGGGTTCGTGGGAGAGCCATCGGAGTCGCCCTCGGCGTCGGACTCGGAGCCGCAGCCACCTCAGGACGGCGCCAGGAACGCCGGCATGCCGTGGGCGGGCGAGGACGCCGCCCGGGTCCGGTCGGGGCAGCTCGACGTGCGACCGGGATGGCAGGTGGTCGACGACCTGTCGGCTCCGGGGATGGTCGCGGTCGAGGTCGCCAAGGGCGACCGACGTCAGTGGTTCCTCTTCGGTGACGCGATGACGATCGCCAGCCTGCGCGCGCCGGCGCTCGGCTACGACTCGTTCGAGGAGTGGGTCGACGTCAATGCTCCGCTCCTCGAGGACCAGCGCACCAACGGCGGCACGGAGAAGCCCGGCGACTGGCCGGGCGTCCCGCGCGACGACCTCGTCGTCCTCGAAGCGGACGACTCGCTGCTGCCCCTCGACGGCGTGACGATCGTGGAACAGCGGCGGCGCCCCGATCTCGGGGACTCCTTCGCGACCGCGGGCGACACCAGTGCGGTCGCCCTCGTCGAGAAGGACGGCGAGCAGTGGTACGTCCTCGCCCGGCGCGGCCCCGACATCCCTGAGCAGTACATCGCGGTGCCCCGGGCCGACGGCGGCGAGGACCTGGACGCCTTCCTCGAGCTCGCCCGCCAGCGCTACGCCGAGGGCGGCGGAGGGCTCCTGTGAAGGGAACCGACCGCGAGGCGGCGTACGTCGACTACGTCACCGCCCGGCGCGCCCACCTGCGGCGGATCGCCTACGCACTCTGCGGCGACTGGCACCGGGCCGACGACCTGCTGCAGATCGCGCTGGTGAAGCTGTACGTCGCCTGGCCCCGGGTGCGGCGGGCCGGAAGCGAGGACGCCTACGTCCGCAAGATCCTGGTCCGGGCGAGCATCGACGAGGCGCGCCG includes these proteins:
- the fbaA gene encoding class II fructose-bisphosphate aldolase, giving the protein MPIATPEKYAEMLDAAKAGAFAFPAINVSSSQTLNAALKGFADAGADGIIQISTGGAEYLSGPTVKDMVTGSVAFAAYAAEVAKSYPVNIALHTDHCPKDKLDGFVRPLLDISAERVQRGEAPLFQSHMWDGSAVPLDENLQIAEELLAKAAAAHIILEIEVGVVGGEEDGVEGGMGDHLYTTPDDALETVAALGTGENGRYLTALTFGNVHGVYKPGNVKLRPEILKSAQEAVVEKLGLEAGSKPFDLVFHGGSGSTAEEIGAAVDYGVVKMNVDTDTQYAFTRPVAGHMFSNYDGVLKIDGEVGNKKAYDPRAWGKAAEAGMAARVVEACENLRSAGTSIG